In Mercurialis annua linkage group LG5, ddMerAnnu1.2, whole genome shotgun sequence, a single genomic region encodes these proteins:
- the LOC126681519 gene encoding uncharacterized protein LOC126681519 produces MHWLFSLFAVSPGGGKLFQINLHHHGDLGDLAYYGGEVQSRIYHIGEIEMSDLDKWCRRLYGGKAIVDYHWCPKGIEYRDGIKAINHEQDFREMAVTGLKAGSVEVYVREYSVKDIKELHEKIKLDLEPPPLPPSTVVIEELVDPEAGPGEEVNIPVQVQGPPVILPEIEGVLLIEWHGNNVQSPVIDALEPEDAVAGLEEGVQAAVVDAWEPDPFVDVVQEGLDEVQEGLDEVQEGLDEAQEGLAEGLNLNEHEEVVGTEKESEGAEVTEEGEVPEGGPDCPPSTLERMAQGLFDHMAEEIEGMEGLFDDDDQNEVQAEEQEGQRGKNEGEKPTLDDVELNVDDYIVDPDYDIWDDDDDLITELRSTGQYFEEGPDAQHEDDVDVGSSQRSGGRPRGESQAEFRPGGVDRTIHLEADEQEEEVDSDYIASDDNNTASESDSDGRVKFRMFNEEKEMENPTFKNGLQFVNREQFKKACRQWGIKHRYQLHFPVNEKTRVRAKCFDKSDNVRKCRFEIFASKQNMSDPDDETFLVKTLNLVHTCPKRRSNFHMTSAYLAESFLEEFRANPDYNPEQFVAKIARELKQKISVQTARRARLRVVRKLEGDEDGQYAKLYDYRREVLRTNPGSTVDFKEPRGKFAGMYMCLAGMKNAFRNGLRQIVCLDGCWLKGKYGGQLLSATGIDPNDCMYPLAMAWVKVENTENWTWFLELLKADLHLGNRTTFMSDKQKGLIHALDALFLHSEHRYCWRHLWANFRTTFHLQHLKPLIWNIGIATYTSKLNAAMKVLENTHTAGYNWIEERSREHWSRAHFRPQVKCDILLNNLAEAFNKYVLTSRTRPILTMFEMIRTQLMKQIHDKQIFGSKIDSRLCPKIRKKLDKIIEEGWNYTAHPAGSPQVQVIGPGGQFVVNLDERTCTCRRWDLTGIPCVHACPCIYENNEVPENYVDDCYTKATYQKVYSYVINPLNGADMWETDPNPFHIIVPPSPVQTKKRGRKSTVRRKEAEELEQQHEQTVQEAHAKRAKLGRKGLQKVKCSECNRFGHNKRTCKKDNEQAACGGDTQPEARAAGDETGGEAPDAGEVPGGEFGTGEQAPTG; encoded by the exons ATGCATtggttattttctctttttgcaGTTTCACCAGGAGGGGGTAAATTATTCCAGATTAATTTACATCACCATGGGGATCTTGGTGACTTGGCCTATTATGGTGGGGAAGTTCAAAGTAGGATATACCATATTGGTGAGATTGAAATGTCCGACCTTGACAAATGGTGTAGGAGGCTATACGGCGGAAAAGCCATTGTTGATTACCATTGGTGTCCGAAGGGAATCGAATACCGGGATGGGATAAAGGCGATAAACCATGAACAAGATTTCAGGGAAATGGCTGTGACAGGATTGAAGGCAGGGTCTGTTGAGGTATACGTAAGGGAGTATTCTGTCAAGGACATTAAAGAGTTACATGAAAAGATTAAGCTTGACTTGGAGCCTCCTCCTCTTCCCCCTAGTACTGTTGTTATTGAGGAGCTTGTGGACCCGGAGGCTGGGCCAGGGGAAGAGGTGAATATACCAGTTCAAGTTCAGGGGCCACCTGTGATTTTACCAGAAATTGAGGGGGTTTTGTTGATCGAGTGGCACGGCAACAATGTGCAGTCACCAGTTATAGATGCATTGGAGCCGGAGGATGCAGTAGCGGGGCTGGAAGAGGGTGTGCAGGCTGCAGTTGTAGATGCTTGGGAGCCTGACCCGTTTGTTGATGTGGTGCAGGAGGGGCTGGATGAGGTTCAGGAGGGGCTGGATGAGGTTCAGGAGGGGCTAGATGAGGCGCAGGAGGGGCTGGCAGagggtttaaatttaaatgaacatGAAGAAGTGGTTGGGACAGAGAAAGAGTCTGAGGGGGCAGAGGTTACTGAAGAGGGGGAGGTGCCAGAAGGGGGGCCAGATTGTCCCCCTTCAACTCTAGAGAGGATGGCACAAGGTCTATTTGATCATATGGCTGAGGAGATAGAGGGCATGGAGGGGCTGTTTGATGACGATGACCAAAATGAGGTTCAAGCAGAGGAGCAAGAAGGTCAAAGGGGGAAGAATGAGGGTGAGAAGCCAACTCTTGACGACGTCGAGCTAAATGTCGATGATTACATCGTCGACCCAGACTACGACATATGGGACGACGATGACGATTTGATAACGGAGCTTAGATCGACGGGCCAATATTTTGAAGAGGGACCAGATGCCCAACATGAGGATGATGTAGATGTTGGATCTTCACAGAGATCTGGTGGGAGACCAAGGGGAGAGAGTCAGGCAGAATTTCGCCCGGGGGGCGTTGATAGAACTATACATCTAGAAGCTGACGAGCAGGAGGAGGAGGTAGACTCGGACTACATTGCTTCTGATGATAACAACACGGCTTCCGAGTCTGACAGTGACGGTCGGGTGAAGTTCAGGATGTTCAACGAGGAGAAAGAGATGGAAAATCCAACCTTCAAGAATGGATTGCAATTTGTGAACAGAGAGCAATTCAAGAAAGCATGTAGGCAGTGGGGCATCAAACACAGGTATCAACTGCATTTTCCTGTCAACGAGAAGACTCGTGTTAGGGCTAAGTGCTTTGACAAGAGTGACAATGTACGTAAGTGTCGGTTTGAAATATTTGCATCCAAGCAAAACATGTCAGATCCGGATGATGAAACATTCCTAGTGAAGACCCTGAACTTGGTACACACTTGCCCGAAGAGAAGATCGAATTTCCACATGACCAGTGCCTATCTGGCTGAGAGTTTCTTGGAGGAGTTTAGGGCCAATCCAGATTACAACCCTGAGCAGTTTGTTGCTAAGATTGCACGGGAGCTGAAGCAGAAGATCAGTGTGCAGACGGCACGAAGAGCACGACTCAGGGTTGTAAGAAAATTGGAGGGGGATGAGGATGGGCAGTATGCTAAGTTGTATGACTACCGAAGGGAGGTCCTTCGAACCAATCCGGGGAGCACAGTGGATTTTAAAGAGCCTCGAGGAAAGTTTGCGGGTATGTACATGTGCTTGGCTGGAATGAAGAATGCCTTCCGAAATGGGCTGAGGCAGATCGTTTGTTTGGACGGTTGCTGGTTGAAGGGGAAGTATGGGGGTCAGTTGCTATCTGCAACTGGGATTGACCCCAATGATTGCATGTATCCTCTGGCTATGGCATGGGTGAAGGTTGAGAATACTGAAAACTGGACGTGGTTTTTGGAGCTATTGAAGGCTGATTTGCATCTGGGCAACAGGACAACCTTCATGTCAGACAAACAGAAG GGCCTCATACATGCACTGGACGCGCTTTTTCTACATTCAGAGCACAGGTATTGCTGGAGGCATCTGTGGGCAAATTTCAGAACCACCTTCCACTTGCAACATTTAAAGCCGCTTATATGGAACATTGGGATTGCAACCTACACATCCAAATTGAATGCTGCCATGAAAGTTTTGGAGAATACTCATACGGCGGGCTACAACTGGATTGAGGAGAGATCTAGGGAGCATTGGTCCAGGGCACATTTCAGGCCGCAAGTCAAGTGTGACATATTGCTGAACAATTTAGCGGAGGCCTTCAATAAATATGTACTGACTTCGAGGACGAGACCTATCTTGACGATGTTTGAAATGATTAGGACTCAGCTGATGAAGCAGATCCATGACAAACAGATTTTTGGGAGCAAGATTGATTCGCGGTTGTGCCCTAAAATTAGGAAAAAACTGGACAAGATAATTGAAGAGGGTTGGAATTACACCGCACACCCTGCCGGCAGTCCACAAGTGCAAGTTATAGGTCCCGGAGGTCAGTTCGTGGTAAATTTGGATGAAAGGACTTGCACATGTAGGCGTTGGGACCTCACTGGGATTCCATGCGTCCACGCATGCCCCTGTATTTATGAGAACAATGAGGTCCCAGAGAACTATGTGGACGACTGCTACACAAAAGCCACCTACCAAAAAGTGTACAGCTATGTTATCAACCCTTTGAATGGGGCTGATATGTGGGAAACCGATCCAAATCCATTCCATATCATAGTTCCTCCCTCGCCTGTGCAAACAAAGAAGCGGGGTAGAAAATCGACGGTAAGACGAAAGGAAGCGGAAGAGCTGGAGCAGCAACATGAACAGACTGTACAGGAGGCCCATGCAAAGAGGGCAAAGTTAGGACGTAAGGGGCTTCAGAAGGTTAAATGCAGTGAATGTAACCGATTTGGCCACAACAAACGCACGTGCAAAAAGGACAATGAGCAGGCTGCATGTGGGGGTGACACTCAGCCAGAAGCAAGAGCTGCAGGGGATGAAACAGGGGGAGAAGCACCAGATGCAGGGGAGGTtccaggtggggagtttggaaCTGGAGAGCAGGCCCCAACAGGATAG
- the LOC126681520 gene encoding E3 ubiquitin-protein ligase SINA-like 10 encodes MPDNTVRSFDLELMDCTVCCEPLRPPIIQCQNGHATCNSCSVKMGKCHACTLPIGPMRCRIMEAVVESLTVYCQNRVYGCQESFNYDEKTDHEKYCSFIECSCPLPECNVKGSSETIYAHCKELHKDILTLFNFGRKFAVSVDMHDRGLLLQEEQSDIVFVLNNTKCSYGNIITVFCLGPLSNGSCPYDIEVKFDESSVHRFHSSTKNFQDTNKYYRSLTGFLLDSSDQEFFADGLIKMEISVYRSLELGSADDV; translated from the exons ATGCCTGATAATACAGTCCGTTCGTTTGATCTTGAACTCATGGACTGTACCGTATGCTGTGAACCTCTACGCCCTCCCATTATTCAG TGTCAGAATGGACATGCAACATGCAACTCCTGCTCTGTGAAGATGGGTAAATGTCATGCTTGCACTTTGCCAATCGGACCGATGCGCTGTCGGATAATGGAAGCAGTCGTGGAGTCTTTAACGGTTTACTGCCAGAACAGAGTATATGGTTGCCAAGAAAGCTTCAATTACGACGAGAAGACAGATCACGAGAAATACTGCTCTTTTATAGAGTGTTCATGCCCGCTTCCAGAGTGCAATGTGAAGGGCTCGTCCGAAACCATTTATGCTCACTGCAAAGAGTTGCATAAAGATATTCTCACACTATTTAACTTTGGACGTAAATTTGCAGTTTCTGTGGACATGCATGATAGGGGTTTGCTTCTCCAAGAAGAACAATCAGACATTGTGTTTGTTCTGAACAACACGAAGTGCTCTTATGGGAATATTATAACAGTGTTTTGTCTCGGGCCATTGTCAAACGGAAGCTGCCCTTATGACATCGAAGTGAAGTTTGATGAATCGTCAGTGCACAGGTTTCATTCTTCTACCAAGAATTTTCAAGACACCAACAAGTATTACCGTTCATTGACAGGATTCCTTCTTGATAGTAGCGACCAAGAGTTTTTTGCTGACGGGTTGATCAAGATGGAAATTTCGGTATATCGATCGTTGGAGCTTGGTTCTGCAGATGATGTTTAA
- the LOC126681518 gene encoding uncharacterized protein LOC126681518 — MSTARNDVVFNKIHSTASSIIDKACEQQREYLEVSGKKHIREGMPNTLLSVETDLALWSPPPTGFHKVNFDGAIDMNLKIGAVGFVVSDIAGNIIFVGARRFIGMVIPLIIEALALRTSMEEVLSTGLTVVIFEGDCQVLINAINASSSNDRDVGVVLEDIFNLVSRFSEIRFQYVNHKCNWVAHLVAKRALIDDCFCRSHHFVMEWLTQVC; from the exons aTGTCCACAG CACGCAACGATGTGGTATTTAACAAAATTCACTCAACGGCTTCATCAATTATTGATAAGGCATGCGAGCAACAACGAGAATATTTGGAAGTTTCAGGGAAAAAACACATTAGAGAGGGCATGCCAAATACTCTTTTGAGTGTGGAAACTGATCTGGCTTTATGGTCACCTCCTCCGACAGGATTTCATAAGGTTAATTTTGATGGTGCTATTgatatgaatttaaaaataggTGCGGTTGGTTTTGTTGTTAGTGATATTGCAGGTAACATAATCTTTGTTGGGGCTAGGCGATTTATTGGCATGGTGATACCACTGATTATAGAGGCTTTGGCGCTTCGGACATCAATGGAGGAGGTGTTATCAACAGGACTTACTGTAGTAATCTTCGAGGGAGATTGTCAAGTATTGATAAATGCTATTAATGCCTCCTCTAGCAACGACAGAGATGTCGGAGTAGTTTTAGAAGACATATTCAATCTAGTTTCCCGATTTTCTGAAATTAGATTTCAATATGTTAACCATAAATGTAATTGGGTAGCCCATTTGGTGGCAAAAAGAGCCCTTATCGATGACTGCTTCTGTAGGTCTCATCATTTTGTTATGGAATGGCTCACTCAAGTCTGTTGA